The sequence ACGCCGCCGGCCAAGACGATGGCGTCGCGCACGAACGACCCTTCGGCAACGGTCATCAGCGGCTCGGGGCATATCTCGAGGTATACCCGCGGCCTATCTCCTAAGGGCACCTTTTCCGCTTCCGAGGTTATGGCGCTTATTTTCTCGTCAAACGCCGCGACGAGTTCGGCCGCCTTCGCCTCCTCCCCCACTATGGCCCCGACGGCCTTGACGTTGCGTCTAACGCTCGCGATATCGGGGGCGAGGAAAGCGACCGTAGGGACCCCCAGGCGCTCGAGTTGGGCGACGATGCGGTTTTGCTCGTGGCCCGCCGCGATTACCAAGTTCGGCTCGAGCGCCGCGACCCGCTCCAACGAAACGTTCGAGAAATCACCCACCGACGGCAGCTCGCGCGCCGCCGGCGGCCAATCGCAGCCCCGCACGACGCCTACGACGCGCCCCCCGGCGCCGAGGGCGAACAGGATTTCCGTCATCTCGGGCGACGTGCAAATTATGCGGCGCGGCGCGACGGGAACGTCGACGTCGCGGCCTAGGTCGTCCCGAAACGACCTCGTCTCCTCGGTTACCCGCCGCGGCGCGGGTTTGCCGCAAGCCGCCAAGGCCGCGGCGACGGCCGCCGTAACCAGAAACGCGCGGTATCCCTTTTTGACCATAAAAAAAGCCGGCCCGACGGCCGGCGCGATTACTTAGTAATCTTGTCGCCCTACCCGTCGTAGGGGTCTACCCGGCTTCCGCCGGGGACAAGCAGCCTGAGGCCAAGTTTACTGGCTCGCGGGTCATCCTACCGGCCGGCGCCTTCCCGGTTTCCCAGTGGCATAAATGCCGGCTTTCGTAACCGCTTACAGTGGCGGGGCCGCGGCGGCTTTTCACCGCCTTCCGTACGCCCCAGGCCGATATTCAATTGTAGACGCTTTGCCTCCTCGGCTCGGCGTCAGCTCTTCTAAAACGTAGTATATTTAAACGAGGAACCAAAGTCAAGCGTTTTTTTAACGCCGCCGGACGATGCGACCCGCGAACTACCCGTTTTGTACGTTAAAAGGCCCCGCCCTGAGGACGGGGCCCAGCCTATCGCCGTCACACGCCCGCCCTAG is a genomic window of bacterium containing:
- a CDS encoding helical backbone metal receptor — protein: MVKKGYRAFLVTAAVAAALAACGKPAPRRVTEETRSFRDDLGRDVDVPVAPRRIICTSPEMTEILFALGAGGRVVGVVRGCDWPPAARELPSVGDFSNVSLERVAALEPNLVIAAGHEQNRIVAQLERLGVPTVAFLAPDIASVRRNVKAVGAIVGEEAKAAELVAAFDEKISAITSEAEKVPLGDRPRVYLEICPEPLMTVAEGSFVRDAIVLAGGVNVGAGLPRPYSRIEAEVVIARDPEVIVLCHGGTTAADVAARTGWGQITAVREKKICELNPDLILRAGPRLAEGVAALYRIFYPERAEGEGIGES